In a genomic window of Cynocephalus volans isolate mCynVol1 chromosome 1, mCynVol1.pri, whole genome shotgun sequence:
- the SSR3 gene encoding translocon-associated protein subunit gamma — MAPKGGSKQQSEEDLLLQDFSRNLSAKSSALFFGNAFIVSAIPIWLYWRIWHMDLIQSAVLYSVMTLISTYLVAFAYKNVKFVLKHKVAQKREDAVSKEVTRKLSEADNRKMSRKEKDERILWKKNEVADYEATTFSIFYNNTLFLVLVIVASFFILKNFNPTVNYILSMSASSGLIALLSTGSK; from the exons ATGGCTCCCAAAGGCGGCTCCAAGCAGCAGTCCGAGGAGGACCTGCTCTTGCAGGATTTCAGCCGCAATCTCTCGGCCAAGTCGTCGGCGCTCTTCTTCGGGAACGCGTTCATCGTGTCCGCCATCCCCATCT GGTTATATTGGCGAATATGGCATATGGATCTTATTCAGTCTGCTGTTCTGTATAGTGTGATGACCCTAATAAGCACTTATTTGGTAGCTTTTGCATACAAGAATGTAAAATTTGTTCTCAAGCACAA agTAGCACAGAAGAGGGAAGATGCTGTTTCCAAAGAAGTTACTCGAAAACTTTCTGAAGCTGATAATAGAAAGATGTCTCGGAAGGAGAAAGATGAAAG AATTTTgtggaagaaaaatgaagttgcaGATTATGAAGCTACAACATTTTCGATCTTCTATAACAACACTCTGTTCCTGGTCTTGGTCATTGTTGCTTCCTTCTTCATACTGAAGAACTTCAATCCTACAGT GAACTACATTTTGTCCATGAGTGCTTCATCAGGACTTATCGCCCTTCTGTCGACTGGCTCCAAGTAG